One window of the Nitrospirota bacterium genome contains the following:
- a CDS encoding molybdopterin-dependent oxidoreductase: MNDPKSVSSSPNLDNNDHNKSDESPSRRTFLQLMAGAGGSLAFMTKDAWGSVFTFFEPFDTPNPLAQYPNRGWESVYRDLLAYDSTFSFLCAPNDTHNCLLRAYVKNGVITRLGPTYGFGKAVDLYGNKASHRWEPRCCQKGLALVRRFYGDRRCKYPLVRAGFRQWVMDGFPRDPETGRVPSKYVNRGRDGWLRVSWDEAFQFSAKAMANIAETYSGEQGVKRLKAQGYDEAMVEAVGGAGVQTIKFRGGMAALGATRIFAQYRLANSMALLDAKIRNVGPDKAIGARGWDNYSWHTDLPPGHPMVTGQQTVDWDLVCVENAKLVIAWGMNWIATKMPDAHWLTEARLKGTKTVVIACEYSATANKADAALVVRPGTTPALALGLAGVILKEKLHDEEYIRRYTDLPFLVRMDNLKLLRAAEVWPDRKASTLRNYVSVEASGAKSPPNHLQPTPIVPEALRNEWGDYVVWDETAKGPKAVSRDEYGKKAAALKPAVSGAFTVKLASGESVAVRTVFDLLSEYVEKNFNVEQTSEITWAPKEGIEWLAREIAKNKAATLFAVGMGPNQFFNNDLKDRAIFFLAALTRNIGLIGANVGSFAGNYRAAFFNGLPQFIAENPFDLELDGAKPSRPKGYSKAESVHYFNDSEHVLRAGKTLITGKSHIPTPTKAIHVTNSNSLIGNAKGHYESVINVFPRVEFIAVNEWWWTASCEYADVVFPVDSWAEFKYPDLTISVTNPFLYVYPRSPLPRIFNTRSDLEVAAGLSNAMADVTGDSRFRDMWKFVNEGTAEPYLQRVLDHSSATRGYKMNDIEKKAQEGVPSILLSRTYPKAAGWEQSNEDKPWYTKSGRLEFYRDEPEFIDSGENMLVYREPVDSTFYEPNVIVSAPHPALKPKSPEDYGVNRAELSGDKRQTRHVVKPWSDVKNTQHPLMKEGHRFIYHTPKYRHGAHTTPVDTDVVAVWFGPFGDVYRHDKRKPFVVESFVDINPLDGKELGIEDGDYVWIDADPADRPYRGWKKGTEEYKLARLLLRARYYPGTPRGVARTWHNMFGSTYQSVKGHETNPTGLAKGPETGYQSIYRYGSHQSCTRGWLKPTWMTDSLVRKDLLGQKIGKGFMPDVHCPTGAPRESFVKITKAEDGGYGGEKLWKPAKDGFRPGYENDSMKSFLQGGFVKVKA; the protein is encoded by the coding sequence ATGAACGACCCGAAATCGGTTTCGAGTAGCCCTAATCTTGACAATAACGATCATAATAAGAGCGACGAATCACCCTCTCGAAGAACTTTTCTCCAATTGATGGCCGGCGCGGGCGGATCGCTCGCGTTCATGACGAAAGACGCGTGGGGAAGCGTGTTCACCTTCTTCGAACCGTTCGACACGCCGAATCCACTCGCGCAGTACCCGAATCGCGGATGGGAATCGGTGTACCGCGATCTCCTTGCCTACGACAGCACGTTCAGTTTTCTCTGCGCCCCGAACGACACGCACAACTGCCTCCTCCGCGCCTACGTGAAGAACGGCGTCATCACGCGCCTCGGTCCCACCTACGGTTTCGGCAAGGCCGTGGACCTCTATGGAAACAAAGCATCGCACCGTTGGGAGCCGCGCTGCTGCCAGAAGGGACTCGCGCTCGTCCGCCGGTTTTACGGCGACCGCCGATGCAAATATCCGCTCGTGCGGGCCGGATTCCGGCAGTGGGTGATGGACGGATTCCCCCGCGATCCGGAAACCGGCCGAGTACCGTCCAAGTACGTCAATCGGGGGCGCGACGGCTGGCTCCGAGTGTCCTGGGATGAAGCGTTTCAATTCTCCGCGAAAGCGATGGCCAACATTGCGGAGACATACTCGGGAGAGCAAGGCGTGAAGCGGCTGAAGGCGCAGGGGTACGACGAGGCCATGGTCGAAGCCGTCGGTGGAGCGGGCGTGCAGACGATCAAGTTCCGCGGCGGAATGGCCGCCCTCGGGGCCACGCGCATTTTCGCGCAGTACCGTCTGGCCAACAGCATGGCCCTCCTCGATGCCAAAATCCGAAACGTCGGTCCCGACAAGGCGATCGGCGCGCGCGGGTGGGACAACTACTCGTGGCATACGGATCTCCCGCCGGGCCATCCCATGGTGACCGGCCAGCAGACGGTGGACTGGGACCTCGTGTGCGTGGAGAACGCGAAGCTCGTCATCGCCTGGGGAATGAATTGGATCGCCACCAAAATGCCGGACGCCCACTGGTTGACCGAGGCTCGCCTCAAGGGAACCAAAACCGTGGTGATCGCGTGCGAATACAGCGCCACGGCGAACAAGGCGGATGCCGCACTTGTCGTTCGTCCCGGCACCACTCCCGCTCTGGCCCTCGGACTGGCCGGCGTAATCCTCAAAGAGAAGTTGCACGACGAGGAGTACATTCGCCGCTACACCGACCTTCCGTTCCTCGTCCGCATGGACAACCTGAAACTCCTCCGCGCGGCGGAAGTCTGGCCGGATCGGAAAGCGTCGACGCTCCGGAACTACGTGTCCGTCGAGGCCTCGGGCGCGAAGTCGCCTCCGAATCACCTTCAGCCCACTCCGATCGTCCCCGAAGCCCTCCGGAACGAATGGGGCGATTACGTCGTATGGGACGAGACGGCCAAGGGGCCGAAGGCCGTCAGCCGGGACGAATACGGAAAGAAAGCGGCCGCGCTCAAGCCGGCCGTGTCGGGAGCGTTCACGGTGAAACTGGCGTCCGGGGAAAGCGTGGCGGTGAGAACGGTATTCGATCTCCTGTCCGAGTATGTCGAGAAGAACTTCAACGTGGAGCAGACGAGCGAAATCACCTGGGCGCCGAAGGAGGGGATCGAATGGCTGGCGCGGGAGATCGCGAAGAACAAGGCCGCCACGCTGTTCGCCGTGGGCATGGGCCCGAACCAGTTTTTCAACAATGATCTCAAGGACCGCGCGATCTTCTTCCTCGCCGCCCTCACGCGGAACATCGGGCTCATCGGCGCGAACGTGGGCAGTTTCGCGGGCAACTATCGCGCCGCCTTCTTCAACGGCCTGCCGCAGTTCATCGCGGAGAACCCCTTCGACCTGGAGCTGGACGGCGCCAAGCCATCCCGCCCCAAAGGCTACTCGAAAGCCGAATCGGTCCATTACTTCAACGACAGCGAGCACGTCCTCCGCGCGGGCAAGACGCTGATTACGGGGAAGAGCCACATTCCTACGCCCACCAAGGCGATCCACGTCACGAACAGCAACTCCCTCATCGGCAATGCAAAGGGACACTACGAATCGGTGATCAACGTGTTCCCGCGCGTGGAGTTCATCGCCGTGAACGAGTGGTGGTGGACGGCCTCCTGCGAGTACGCCGACGTCGTCTTCCCCGTCGATTCCTGGGCGGAGTTCAAATATCCGGACCTCACCATTTCCGTGACCAATCCGTTCCTCTACGTTTATCCCCGGTCGCCGCTCCCGCGAATTTTCAACACGCGATCCGATCTGGAAGTGGCCGCCGGACTCTCGAATGCGATGGCGGACGTGACGGGCGATTCGCGGTTCCGCGACATGTGGAAGTTCGTGAACGAGGGCACCGCGGAGCCGTACCTCCAACGCGTGCTCGATCACAGCAGCGCCACGCGCGGATACAAGATGAACGACATCGAAAAGAAAGCGCAGGAGGGCGTCCCATCGATTCTCCTGAGCCGCACGTATCCGAAAGCCGCCGGATGGGAGCAGTCGAACGAAGACAAGCCTTGGTACACGAAATCCGGCCGGCTGGAGTTTTATCGCGACGAACCGGAATTCATCGACAGCGGCGAGAACATGCTGGTCTACCGGGAGCCGGTGGATTCCACCTTCTACGAGCCGAACGTCATCGTGTCGGCGCCGCACCCGGCCCTCAAGCCGAAATCCCCGGAGGATTATGGCGTGAATCGCGCCGAGTTATCCGGCGACAAACGCCAAACCCGCCACGTGGTCAAGCCCTGGAGCGACGTCAAGAACACGCAGCATCCGCTTATGAAGGAAGGGCACCGGTTCATCTATCACACCCCCAAGTATCGTCACGGCGCACACACAACGCCGGTGGATACGGACGTCGTGGCCGTGTGGTTCGGCCCGTTCGGGGACGTGTACCGGCACGACAAGCGCAAGCCGTTCGTGGTCGAGTCGTTCGTCGACATCAATCCGCTCGACGGCAAGGAACTGGGAATTGAGGATGGGGATTACGTGTGGATCGACGCGGACCCGGCGGACCGGCCCTATCGCGGTTGGAAGAAGGGTACCGAGGAATACAAGTTGGCGCGGCTCCTGTTGCGTGCGCGGTACTATCCCGGTACACCGCGCGGCGTGGCGCGAACCTGGCACAACATGTTTGGATCGACCTACCAGAGCGTGAAGGGGCACGAGACGAATCCGACGGGCTTGGCGAAGGGTCCGGAGACGGGCTACCAGTCCATCTACCGGTACGGCAGCCACCAGAGCTGCACGCGCGGCTGGCTCAAGCCGACGTGGATGACCGACTCGCTCGTGCGAAAGGATCTCCTGGGCCAGAAAATCGGGAAGGGTTTCATGCCGGACGTCCACTGCCCCACCGGCGCGCCGCGTGAAAGTTTCGTCAAGATCACCAAGGCCGAGGACGGTGGGTACGGAGGCGAAAAACTCTGGAAGCCTGCGAAGGACGGGTTCCGGCCCGGATATGAGAATGATTCCATGAAATCCTTCTTGCAGGGCGGTTTCGTCAAGGTGAAGGCGTAG
- a CDS encoding dehydrogenase, with amino-acid sequence MPKVKNWQIRREMEYPYEESRPKKQVAYIFDTNKCIECQTCSIACKTTWTSGKGQEYMFWNNVETKPYGFYPLGWDVKILEKLGPQEWNGGAYAGKTVFEAAAPGERVLGYQPQEEDYASPNVGEDDVSAVVEKGAFFQGIHKTWMFYLARICNHCTYPACLASCPRKAIYKRPEDGVVLIDQSRCRGYRECVKACPYKKVFFNLMTRVSEKCIACYPLLEQGKQPRCVETCIGKIRLQGWLSKPGEEKKDNPIDYLVRIKKIAVPLYPQYGLEPNVYYIPPIHVPREFLLQMFGPALDPAVAAYRAAKDDKDLLAALLLFGSSDQTLGSFRREGEMAVGLNTNGQEVVRVPLKEPVYIRPYFDKENNVYRHNIS; translated from the coding sequence ATGCCGAAGGTGAAGAATTGGCAGATTCGGCGCGAGATGGAGTACCCCTACGAGGAGTCGCGCCCCAAGAAGCAGGTCGCCTACATTTTCGATACCAACAAGTGCATCGAGTGCCAGACGTGCTCCATTGCCTGCAAGACGACGTGGACCTCCGGGAAGGGCCAGGAGTACATGTTCTGGAACAACGTCGAGACGAAGCCGTACGGGTTTTATCCGCTCGGGTGGGATGTCAAAATCCTGGAGAAGCTCGGTCCGCAGGAGTGGAACGGCGGCGCTTACGCAGGGAAAACGGTTTTCGAAGCGGCGGCCCCCGGCGAACGCGTGTTGGGATATCAGCCGCAAGAGGAGGACTACGCCTCACCGAACGTCGGCGAAGACGATGTATCCGCGGTCGTCGAAAAGGGCGCGTTCTTTCAGGGGATCCACAAGACGTGGATGTTCTACCTCGCGCGGATCTGCAATCACTGCACGTATCCCGCGTGCTTGGCGTCGTGCCCGCGGAAGGCGATCTACAAGCGTCCGGAGGACGGCGTGGTATTGATCGATCAGTCGCGGTGCCGCGGCTACCGTGAGTGCGTGAAAGCCTGCCCGTACAAGAAAGTGTTTTTCAATCTCATGACACGGGTCTCGGAGAAGTGCATCGCCTGTTACCCGCTTCTGGAACAGGGGAAGCAGCCGCGATGCGTGGAAACGTGCATCGGGAAGATCCGACTCCAAGGCTGGCTCAGCAAGCCGGGCGAGGAGAAGAAGGACAATCCGATCGACTATCTCGTTCGCATCAAGAAAATCGCCGTGCCGCTTTATCCTCAGTATGGATTGGAGCCGAACGTCTACTACATTCCACCGATCCACGTTCCGCGCGAATTCCTGCTCCAGATGTTCGGACCGGCGTTGGACCCGGCGGTCGCGGCCTATCGCGCCGCGAAGGACGACAAAGATCTGCTCGCGGCGCTCCTCTTGTTCGGATCATCGGACCAGACCTTGGGATCGTTCCGGCGCGAGGGAGAGATGGCGGTGGGACTCAACACGAACGGTCAGGAGGTGGTGCGTGTTCCTCTCAAGGAACCGGTCTACATCCGCCCGTATTTCGACAAGGAAAACAATGTCTACCGGCACAATATTTCGTAA
- a CDS encoding molecular chaperone TorD family protein, with protein MDSTQDSEVGRPAVGGIGPVGHDEVNRWIVCADVYRFLAGCFRYPETDVMATNLSVLALGLEKIQTVPKSVRAHMHRMAGLLNGVGGQDLRIEHERLFGTNPLCSPYETSYCPARKERILGDLAGFYRAFGLLPVAARPDMPDHICAEMEFMSVVLLKAAYGLRRGAREMSEVCLNAHQSFLADHVGRWYAAFADAAEERTDLDVFRSTADLLREWVETDLRLSHVSATSYSASPTIPFGDSSPACPIVS; from the coding sequence ATGGATTCCACTCAAGATTCAGAAGTAGGCCGGCCTGCGGTCGGCGGCATCGGTCCGGTCGGCCATGACGAGGTTAACCGCTGGATCGTTTGCGCCGATGTGTATCGCTTCCTGGCGGGGTGCTTCCGCTATCCCGAGACGGATGTGATGGCGACGAATCTTTCAGTGCTGGCGCTGGGGCTGGAGAAAATACAGACCGTTCCCAAATCCGTCCGAGCCCACATGCATCGGATGGCCGGCCTGCTGAATGGGGTGGGGGGACAGGATCTCCGTATCGAGCACGAACGCTTGTTCGGGACAAACCCGCTTTGTTCACCCTATGAGACTTCGTATTGCCCGGCGCGGAAGGAACGGATCCTTGGAGATTTGGCGGGCTTCTATCGGGCGTTCGGACTCCTGCCGGTCGCGGCTCGACCCGACATGCCGGATCACATTTGTGCGGAGATGGAGTTCATGTCAGTCGTCCTCCTCAAGGCGGCGTATGGATTGCGCCGAGGCGCCCGCGAAATGTCGGAAGTGTGCTTGAACGCCCACCAATCCTTCCTCGCCGATCACGTCGGCCGCTGGTACGCGGCCTTTGCGGATGCAGCGGAGGAACGGACGGACCTGGACGTATTCCGGAGCACAGCCGATCTGCTTCGTGAGTGGGTCGAGACCGATCTTCGCCTCTCCCACGTGAGCGCTACCTCCTACTCAGCCTCCCCTACCATCCCCTTCGGCGATTCCTCCCCCGCCTGCCCGATCGTTTCCTGA